One stretch of Rana temporaria chromosome 10, aRanTem1.1, whole genome shotgun sequence DNA includes these proteins:
- the LOC120915213 gene encoding protein ANTAGONIST OF LIKE HETEROCHROMATIN PROTEIN 1-like, translating into MCAALPMIMPTVVAATAAILLEVERRRRRSRRRRYWVHPIIANRDERGQFMILYEDLRGHEDKFFNYTRMSITSFDELLGLTYHSLERQNTCFRASIQPAQRLLITLRYLATGNSFGSLHYEFKVGKSTISGIVHETCLVLWNVLKPLVFKKPTKEDWLKISDEFWERCNFPNCVGAIDGKHIRILRPFDSGSQFFNYKKYFSFVLMAVVDAKYNFIYIDVGAYGSSSDSGVFNHSTFGRMIRANSLDLPNDSSLPGTNEPALPFVFVGDEAFALGKNLLRPFSSRALSNDKRIFNYRLTRARRVVECAFGILANKWRILHTAINLSLEHAVSAVKTACALHNYVRERDGIDYEDSMMHNMEAAQWSLTRGTSSGKLIRDQFLNYFLSPAGELPWQMQAI; encoded by the exons ATGTGTGCTGCCCTGCCCATGATCATGCCTACAGTTGTTGCTGCAACAGCAGCAATCTTGCTGGAAGTtgaaaggaggagaaggaggagtagaagaagaagatactgggTTCATCCTATCATTGCAAATAGGGATGAAAGAGGGCAGTTCATGATATTATATGAAGATCTCCGTGGGCATGAGGACAAGTTTTTTAATTATACACGCATGTCAATAACCag ttttGATGAATTGTTAGGACTAACGTACCATAGTTTGGAGCGCCAGAACACATGCTTCAGAGCAAGCATCCAGCCTGCACAAAGATTATTAATCACATTAAG GTACCTAGCTACAGGAAATTCATTTGGAAGTCTCCACTATGAGTTCAAGGTTGGAAAATCAACTATATCTGGCATTGTACATGAAACATGccttgttttatggaatgtactAAAACCATTGGTCTTCAAAAAGCCTACAAAAGAAGATTGGTTGAAGATATCAGATGAATTCTGGGAGAGATGTAATTTTCCGAACTGTGTGGGAGCCATCGATGGCAAGCACATACGCATCCTGAGGCCATTTGATAGTGGGAGtcagttttttaattataaaaaatatttttcgtttGTATTAATGGCAGTGGTAGATGCCAAATATAATTTCATTTATATTGATGTGGGTGCTTATGGTAGCAGCTCGGATTCTGGTGTATTTAATCATTCCACATTTGGGAGAATGATAAGGGCGAATAGTCTGGATTTACCTAACGATTCCTCCTTGCCCGGAACAAATGAGCCAGCCCTCCCATTTGTTTTTGTAGGGGACGAAGCGTTTGCCCTTGGTAAAAATCTTCTTCGACCATTCTCAAGTAGAGCGCTGAGCAATgataaaagaatatttaattaTCGGCTCACTAGGGCACGTCGAGTAGTAGAGTGTGCATTTGGAATTCTTGCCAATAAATGGAGAATATTGCACACCGCCATCAATCTCAGTTTGGAGCATGCTGTCTCTGCTGTCAAAACTGCGTGTGCACTGCACAACTATGTGCGAGAACGTGATGGAATTGATTATGAGGATTCCATGATGCATAATATGGAGGCGGCACAGTGGAGTTTGACTAGGGGCACTAGCAGTGGGAAATTGATTCGAGATCAATTTCTTAATTACTTTCTATCGCCAGCTGGCGAGTTACCTTGGCAGATGCAggcaatttaa